taaccggttctcccgaagtagtgcgaactggctgaatcccaccactgcacagaagCTATTAAGATGTAGTACAATTTACACTCCaccccatatttttttttacagaaaaataCTTATTGGAAAAAGAGTCCAACACATGAAAAGCTATCAATCGGTGAGATTTTTATGCTGACAGATCCTGGACTTGCTGGGTGTGGCAACCTGGAAAATCATTAACTTGGAATggatcgatcaatcaatcaatcaatcaatcaatcaatcagggtTTTGCTCCAGAAGGCTGTAATTCTTCTCTGACACATGTACATGTGCATATCTTTCATCATTTTCATGGCTGTGGTTCCTGCCCTTTGTCCGGGGGCTTAAAGGTTTTAGCTCAACATTATTGAGATGGGGAAGACCGTATAATAAAGTGAAAAATGTCTTGGATGTTTTGTGTAATTATTGGGAAGACTGATTTTTAGGCAAAGACAAGTCAGACAGTCTCCATTTActctaaaaaaataacattttggaaACAGCAACAAACATAccaagttagaatagaataacagagttggaagggatcttggaggtcttctagtccaaccccctgcctaggcaggaaaccctataccacttcagacaaatggttatccaacatgttcttaaaaacgtccagtgttggagcattcacaacttctggaggtaagttgttccactgattaattgttctaactgataggaaatttctctttagttctaagttgcttctctccttgattagtttccacccattgtttcttgttctaccctcaggtgctttggagaatagtttgactccctcttctttgtggcagcccctgagataacCCCTGAGTTACTAGAGATGTATTTTGAACAGGGTCCTAGTTTCTGGGGCAGTGTGTCTGGAATACTGGAATACCCACAAGGGTTGATAGCAGATCCTACCAGCATGGAATCacaaacgaacgaacgaacgaacaaacaaacaaacaaacaaacaaacaaacataaatggatcctgtgtgtgtgtgtgtttgggtgtgCCTGTGTACATTTCTTACCACatgagaaaaagggaaaggccaggaaaataataaaagttcTCCCAATGGATGAATTCTTAGATCCCCTTATTTGTCTACTCAGGAATAGTTTACCTACATGTACCAGTTTTGGAGACCTATGGATTTCCTCTTAGGCACAGTAATATCGAACTGTTATGAAAGTGTATTTAGAAAGTGTTCCACTATGTTTAGTGGAGGTTGCTCACAAATAAGCAAACTTAAAGTATGCAAGAGGGATATAAAGACTGAAATATCATTAGCAGGTAAAGACTATGGAAAGTGGGCCAGTTATCTCAGGGCGCACTCCTACCTGTCTTTCCTGGCTCAGGTTCTGTTCCTCGGAATCGCCCTTCAGATCTGGCATCCACTACCTGGAACCGCTTGGATCCCATGTTCTCCACCATCTCTTCATAGGTCTTCAGGAGAGATGTGTTAAGACTGGCTTTAAAGACAGATGGCTCTGGCCGGGTGATCTCTGATGTTACTGGGTGACCTTCCTTCAGCCAGTTTTTAAATCCCCCATTCAGCACTGAAACAGTTCGATGCCCAAAGACTCGGAACATCCACCATGCGCGTGGTGCGTAGAAGGTGCCCAGGTTGTCTCCATCATACACAACGACATGTGTATCATTCCCAATGCCCAAGTGGCCAACGTAATCGGCAAAATGTTTCTCACTGGGCAGCATAAGCTCATAAGGCGATGATTTGTCTTTGCATTCTTCAATATCAAAAAAAGAGGCTCCAGGCACGTGTTTTTCTTGGAATTCTTTCTGGGCATTTCTTGTTCCAGGTTCATACCAGGAAGCATCCAGCACCCGCAACTCAGGGCCAATCTTTTTGGCTCGGACAGCTTCTGCTAGCCATTTGGTGGAGACCAAACCTCTGTATAAAGCTTGTTGCACCATGTTAAGGAAAGCTTTCTTGATGGGTGAACTCAAAAGTGGAAAATGGTGTGTGCAGAAAAGGGAGGTACTCTGTCCAGGCTCTGATGTCTTGTTCCCTACCAATCAACTAAGAAAGGGTGGAGAAAGAAGCCCTAGCCAATTTCATTCCTATTCAAGTCTGGACTTAGGACTGGCACAGGGATATCCACAATCAGCTGCAAAATCACTCCCTCCCTCTAGTTACTTAGACGAGTTAGACGAGAAACTGAAGTAATTGTTTAGAGAAAACTTCCAGGGCTTTTTGTAAGAATGTGCCTCCCGTTCTTGCACAAGAACTAGAAGGTCAATGGATCAGCCAGCTTTCCGGGTTCTGCTGTATGAAAAAGAAATGCATTAGTGTTCACAGTCAGTGACCGTGCAAAAGTAAACTGGCTTGGTTAGAAGTGGGGCAAAGGGCAGATCTGAAAGAGGAAACCAGCATTGAGACACTCAGTAAGGTCGAGAATGTGGGGTCCCAAAGAGCAAAGTGTAGAAAAGGAAACACTGTAAGAGAAGCTGGTATACTGACTCCAAACATCCAGCTACTGTTTCCTAATATAGCCAGCTTTGCAAGTGCAGCAAGGTGATTACATTGAAATGGTACATATAGCAAACCTGCATTACATGCACATTTTTCAACAGTTTGTTTGGTTAAGAGGGACCCAAAAGTTAAGAGGAACAGTTAGCAAGAGACTGCTGAGTCCTAAACTTTGCAAGTTCTGAAATAAAAGCTTGAATTCCCCTATCCTGAACATGCTCAGGAGGAGGTAGCCAAAGTAGTGGTCTTTAATTTTAAAGACAAATGAGAGACAAATTCTACAGGTTTGTGGGAATACAGCAGTCTGCAATGATCTGGAGTTGGTATGGGTTGAATCACAATTCATATTGTGTGGAATTGTAACAACACTCTTTTGGAGAAGAGATACACCTTGGATAAAAGGTGTTTGGTTGGAAGATACACCTTGGATAAAAGGTGCGTTGGAaggagtgtgtgtgagtgagtgtgtgagtgagtgtgtgtgagtgtgtgtgtgtgagtgtgtgattAAATGATTCACTCGAGGTCGTGAGAGAAGTCCCTGCAGAATGAAATTCTAAAGCAAGTAATAAGTATGAAAGTAATTAGTGTCAAAATGATCTCGCCCCGTCCATAGTTGTCTGCAACATCCCTTATCcagattcttcctcctcctgagaGAGCAAAGGACTAAAGAGTTTATCGCAACCGGGTCCAATGCACCCTTTGGCTTTCCAAACATCATTGCTGGCGGAGAAGACAACCCACCTTCCGTAACGCTCGTTCTCTAGGAAGCTCAGGCAAGGCGTCCACTGGAAAGCGTTCGAAGAAACGCGCCTCGCCTCTGAGTCACCCTCGGGGAAACAAAATGCTTCTCTACCCCGCCTTCGCAGTCTCCGCAATCGGCTATACCAAGAAGTGGCTGGTAAGAGGGGGGAGagcaaatcaaatatttattttccctcCAAAAATGAGCGGACCATGGGGCGAGTGGTCAGTCAGATGTCGCGAGGATAAAAGAAGAAAATCGTGAGCGATTCCAGTTAGATGAGGGGCCGATCTCCAGGGGCAGGTTAATGGGTTTTCTGCTAATtttctccccccttttttcccccagttgGTTCGCCCCGACAAGCCTTCCTTTCACTGGATATCAAAGTGGGACGTGGTCCTTTTCTCCGCCCTGGAGGTAGAACAAGGAAGGGGGAAATAAGCTGGTGGGCGAGAGGCGCAACGCTTTGAAGGTTCAGCAGCCGACGGGCCACCCGAggtaagagaagagaagaggagggagagaggtggAGGTAGATTGGTCTTGTTGAAGGTTTAAAGGAAAAAGCATGAGATGAAAACTCGCCCATGCCATGTGCCCAGGGGGTCACTAACCCCGCTAGTTCTCCTCTGGTGGCTTCAGCATTTACCTAGGGGTTGCTCTCCTCCCTTGCAACCCTGGAAATCTTTGAGCGTTGGGTTATAACTCTCAAATCCTTCCTGGCAGGGATGAGGTCTAACACTCTCTTCTCTATATAGGTTGGCTGAGGTGGATGGGAGCTGCGCTGCAACACCTGTTGGGGTTGCCATAGTGGGTCGGCTCACTAGAACTGTCTTTCTTGGAGAAGGAAATACATTGTTTATTATACTCTAGTTGGGTGCTTGGTGCAGTGTTTCGACTGCCTTCAACTGGGGAATTGGAGGCTTTGGTGTTTTTGTGGATGGAGAACTCTTGGGGGAAGAGAGATAGAATCTCACCCTCCAGCTTCTTTTTTCCTGTTCCTGACAAAGAAACTGGGTAATTTAGCAAATAGTGAAACCCACTGATATGAACATATGTGCTCCGAATAAAATGGGAGTGCCTCTGAATATTTGCACAGCATCTTCCTGCTTAGCTTTAACAAAGAGACTCCAGTTCTGTAAAGCTGCAGACGTGATGAAAAGAAAACTGTATTTTCAGGCAGACTCTTGGCCAGGGCTTGTTTAGAGAAATCTCTGTTTGGCTGCTTAATCAAGCAACAggtattaaaaacaaacaaacttcttTTTAAACTTCAAGAACTTACAAAGAAAATGATAGAAGAAGTACgctatctttttttctctccctatgCATGGAATgagaattattttttatttcacctGCGAACTCCATATTTCCATATCAGGGTTCAAGAAAGATTGTGTTAAAAAGCAATTAAATGCAACATAATCCTATAAACGGCATTTAATcatgacaaaataaaaatgacagtatgaggtgcattttaaaaaaagaataaattaaaaagaagataaataaCAAATGTGGTGTCAATACTGAGAAAGCCCAGCCTACTCAGCTGCTGTTATAGAAGTAATGActtagatcatcatggagaatgTGCAAGGACTTGATCTCACTTCAAAGTCTATCTTTGTTTTTGTAAACCCTGACTACTCTTGCTTTTTTCTTATTTGCTATTGAACATAGACTTCATGGATGTTTTGCACTAGGTGAAGAAGAGAACTTGGGCATTACTGCGATGAAAGGATGGCTTTTAAATACAATCCTATGCCAATCTAAATAGCTTTTTCAGAGATGAGTCACAAAACCGGAGAAAGTCAAGCATCTGTATGGGCCCTTTTTATTTTGCTTAGATTATTTAATTGTTTCACCCATGGAGAGGTGGACTATTGAAGATTCTTGGAGCTTTTCCCAAAAGAATGGCTATtctattcaagttcatttttattataggcagaaataccatattttttggagtataagatgcaccacagttttgaagaggcaaattttttaaaaagtaggtaggtagataaagggatagagagggagagaaagaaaagagagagagtaggtaggaagggagagagagagagtagttaggtagatacacacaaacatgcacacacacggacgtgcatgcacacacacacacacacacacacacacacacacacacacacacttcatctCAAGGGAGCAAGAGGACTTAGAACCTAAGCATCTATGGTTTTCTATAATGGCCTCCCCAAATGCCTACTTCAGATTACAACAGTTCTGAGATACCACAATGGGGGTGAGGCTTTTTCCAGAATAGATGGAGATTTGACAGTAGATTCCCATCCTCCTGgcaatttttttccttcaaagaaCAAAGCAATATTGTATTGTTTATAACAGGAACATTACATCTTAACTTAGCCACAGAATTGGCTGAACTTGCTGTTTCGTTCAGGTATAACTAACTACCTGTTATAATGTTCTTTTCTCTTGTGAGGATGATCCTAATTTGCTGTATTGTCTTCTTTCACCTCAGTGCCAGCGGAAATCCCAAGTGACATCCAAACTCAAACAGGCTGTGAGTGCCATGTCTCAGCAGCTTCTCTACCGGGCATTGGTGACTGCTAAATGGGTGTCAGAAGTTATCAAGACTCCTCAAACTGGATCGTCTGTGAAGCTCTTGGATGCCTCTTGGTACCTCCCCAAAATGAAACGTAATCCCCAGAGAGAGTTTGAAGATCGCCATATTCCAGGAGCCGCTTTCTTCGACATTGATCATTGCAGTGACCGCACATCACCTTATGATCATATGCTTCCCAGTGCAACAGATTTTGCAGAGTACGTGGGCAAACTAGGAGTCAGCAATGATTGTCATGTTGTGGTGTATGATGCAAGTGACCAGGGCCTGTTCTCAGCTCCCCGGGTCTGGTGGATGTTCCGAGCTTTTGGCCATGAAGCGGTTTCTCTTCTAAATGGTGGGCTGAAGAACTGGATGAAAGAGGGGTATCCTGTCACCTCTGGAAAGAGTCATCCTGCTCCTGCTGAATTTCACGCTTCTCTGGATAAATCAATGGTGAAGACCTATGAGCAGGTGAAGGAGAACATTGACTCACGCCGGTTCCAGGTAGTAGATGCACGATCTGCTGGAAGGTACGCTGGGACAGAACCAGAGCCCCGAGAAGGTAATGATTTCTTTAAATTTGGAACGTagatgtggtggaatgtagtctagACTaaatgcaggggtctccaaccttggcaactttaagacttgtggactttaacttccagaattcctcagccagctttgctgaggagttgaagtccacaaatcttaaagttgccaaggttggagatccctggtctAGAGTCCCAGGAGGAAGGGTTCCAGAGGAGCAAGAGGCAGTGAAGTTTATATAGTTTGGATAGTTTGAAGAAATAGAGGCTTAAGACAATTCCTTCCTTGATGTCTTCAGAGTACATCTTTATTGGTACAAATAGCTTCCTTTAGTTGAGCAAGATTTCTGTCTGTATTTGTAGAACAATGAAGGAGATTGCTTTGGATTAACTCAGTGTGCCTTTTTTGATTTTGGAGCCTAATAAGAATTGTTGGGCTGGTTTAGCTCTGAGATTAAAACCTCTAATTTTAAAACATcatgttaaaaaaagagaagttgcAAATTATCAGCATTTCAAGATAGAAGAAATTGGGAAACCAATGACAAGTAGTTCAATACTACTTTTACTGTCAAGctgtagtaacagaatcttgcaagtctgattatgcttcccccccctccctcccttatctaTGTGTGAACTAGGGAGAGGTTTGTCTGTAGTGTTCTCTCATTTCAGTTTTTGCCTGGATTCAGGCTCCCTTTCATCTGACTGTTAACTTGGTAGTAGCTCTTTCTGCCGTCTTTCAAGGCCATTTCCTCTGACCTCTCCACAAGTCAAGAGGAGATGTCTATATACCAGTACTTCCTCCTAATAAGGTTGTTATTGAAAGGAGAGGGTGGGGCATTACagcggtgggcttcaaaaattttaacaaggggttctctgcctggttgctgggtggacgtggccatggtggacgtggcccagtcagcctcctgcaccatggcgggagcggggggggggacgtttttgtttttcctgggctctggaggctttcctcgagtctctAGAAGGCCAAAAATTACCACCCCAGACTCCGGAGCTCCTCTGGagggccttcccaaacttctggtaggcccgtttttcgcccccctcccccctgagcTTCCatgcacaccctgcacttacctgcatccaaaacggaccgcgtggggattcctgggaggggaggggctgggtgggggttctccaaactgcacagaatcttagctagaggttttctcaaacccctgcgaacccccagcagcctaccagatatactgtatttatacAGTATATCAAATGGCAGTAATTTATACATTACTACTTTGTATAATAAAATGTGTATGGGATTAACAGAACAGGCAAAGGTTGGGCTGTCATTATTCCTAATAGCATACTAACGGCATTTGATTTTCATCTTTGCTGCATCTTTCACTCCTTGCAGAAGAAAGATGAAGTAGAAGGTGATAGGACTCCCAAAAATTGTCAAAAGCCACCCCAGATTGCAGAAGGTATAGCCTGGCTTCTGATTTTTACAACTTTATTAAGTGTCCTTCCTCAATTGGGGAAGATGTGGAtcaaatagttttttttcctgcacactagagcaggggtctcccaccttggcaattttaaccctggaggacttcaactcctagaattcctcagccagcgctggctgggtaattctgggagttgaagtcctccaggcttaaaattgccaaggtgggagacccctgcactagagAAGTGGGAACAGTCATTCCTCATGTTCTCCAGCAGATGGGTGATATCAGTTAATCTCACTTTATATTCTGGCTTATTGGGGCAaatgggaaaggaggggggattCATTCTTTACCATTAGTGTAAAACAGTATTTTTCAAAAGGACAAATTTCAGATACTGtacatggacttcagctcccagaatttcccagcaatTATGCCTACTTAGAAACAGTGCCATGTATAGGATTTCAAGGCTTACTACATTACagaatgcatgtgtgtgtgtgtgcacattatTTCTAAATTGTACTGCTCATTTTGCAATTTTGTTGAATGAACTTTAAtagtaattcatttttttcaaactttCTCCAGGAATCGAACCTGGTCACATGCCTGGCTCTGTGAACATTCCTTTCACAGAATTCCTCACTGAGGCAGGCTTGGAGAAAAGCTCAGAAACTATCCAAAGCTTGTTTCAGGAGAAGAAAGTAGACCTCTTCAAACCTCTTGTGGCTACTTGTGGCTCAGGAGTCACCGCTTGTCACGTGGCATTAGGAGCATATCTGTGTGGGAAGCCAGATGTGGCCATTTATGATGGGGCTTGGGTAGAGTGGTTCATGCGCGCACAGCCTGAAGACATCATCTCAGAGAGGATGAGGAAGAACCTCTGAAGCACTTAGCCTTCTGCTAAGACAGAAACATTAGAGAAGGGGATGTCCTTCCAGATGTTCTACCTGTGGAGTGAAATGTTTTGATAATGAACTGGGGGAGTTTGCCATTCTTTTACTTGTCTCCATTGCCATGTATAGATAATGTCCATTATTCATAGCAAAGAAAAAGCACTAATTATGAGAAGATCATATTAGAGGTCCAGGTAGAACACCAGAACTCTGGAGATTTACAACCACAAAAAAAGGACTTTGCTTTTTAAGAGGATTAATTTTGCACTGTAACTATGGCAAATTGTGTCATGCTTCTGGCTGTTTAGTATTGATTGTTCCTCCACTGAGTCCTGTAATTTGGTTTCTATTCATTTTTATGAAAATGCCACAATACAAACATTTTTAAATCAAAAGCATTTTAGTGTTCCCAACAGTTCATTGCTTTATTTTGTGTTCTCATCCTGAAGTGGGTCAGATTCTAAAAACTTCTGTCCATGCCAGTTTGTGTAGTGAACTGCAGTTTGAATTCAGCTAGTTCTAATCTAGACTATACCAAATAGAAAATGTTTGTTCAGATACCTAGTTCCCTTAGCCATTCTTCATAGGATTTAGTCGCCAGACTCCTTATCATCTTTGATATTATCTATTGGCCATTTTTTATCTCATCCCATAAAAGCTTTATATCATCAGGAACCAATATC
This genomic interval from Thamnophis elegans isolate rThaEle1 chromosome 7, rThaEle1.pri, whole genome shotgun sequence contains the following:
- the MPST gene encoding 3-mercaptopyruvate sulfurtransferase; its protein translation is MSQQLLYRALVTAKWVSEVIKTPQTGSSVKLLDASWYLPKMKRNPQREFEDRHIPGAAFFDIDHCSDRTSPYDHMLPSATDFAEYVGKLGVSNDCHVVVYDASDQGLFSAPRVWWMFRAFGHEAVSLLNGGLKNWMKEGYPVTSGKSHPAPAEFHASLDKSMVKTYEQVKENIDSRRFQVVDARSAGRYAGTEPEPREGIEPGHMPGSVNIPFTEFLTEAGLEKSSETIQSLFQEKKVDLFKPLVATCGSGVTACHVALGAYLCGKPDVAIYDGAWVEWFMRAQPEDIISERMRKNL
- the TST gene encoding thiosulfate sulfurtransferase, with the translated sequence MVQQALYRGLVSTKWLAEAVRAKKIGPELRVLDASWYEPGTRNAQKEFQEKHVPGASFFDIEECKDKSSPYELMLPSEKHFADYVGHLGIGNDTHVVVYDGDNLGTFYAPRAWWMFRVFGHRTVSVLNGGFKNWLKEGHPVTSEITRPEPSVFKASLNTSLLKTYEEMVENMGSKRFQVVDARSEGRFRGTEPEPGKTGIEPGHIPGSTNIPFFNFLTEEGFEKPQEEIRSMFQEKKVDLSKPLIATCRKGITACHIALGAYLCGKPDVAIYDGSWSEWFRRAPSEYKMSEWNRHKA